One window from the genome of Anguilla rostrata isolate EN2019 chromosome 5, ASM1855537v3, whole genome shotgun sequence encodes:
- the LOC135254786 gene encoding glutaredoxin domain-containing cysteine-rich protein 1-like, which produces MERETSKAADEKPQKKVRFRVASANSGRIIKEVYKDEAPSDSLDSDCTSSSEPERSISTPSTREANGHLNGLGSELDDSGSEPDDLLLYASASKDRHFSTKRVNILSKNGTVRGVKHKVSAGQVLFNNLSSVYGPSVKVEFGQIVIYTTSFRVVRNTFERCELVRKIFQNHRVKFLEKNVALNGEFSKELEKRCRTVGEPPSLPVVFIDGHYLGGAEKIMGMNESGDLQDLLTKIERVQHPHTCPTCGGFAFVPCPMCHGSKMSVFRNCFTDSFKALKCTACNENGLQPCPSCTP; this is translated from the exons ATGGAGCGGGAGACCTCGAAAGCTGCGGACGAAAAACCTCAAAAGAAAGTGAGGTTTCGGGTGGCGTCCGCGAACAGCGGGCGGATCATAAAGGAAGTATACAAAGATGAAGCGCCGTCAGACTCTTTGGACTCTGACTGCACGAGCAGCTCCGAGCCGGAACGGTCGATCAGCACTCCTTCTACCAGAGAAGCTAACGGGCACCTCAATGGGCTTGGCTCCGAGTTGGATGATAGCGGGAGCGAACCTGATGACTTGCTCCTGTACGCCAGTGCGTCCAAAGACAGACACTTCAGCACCAAACGCGTGAACATCTTGAGCAAAAATGGGACCGTGCGTGGGGTGAAACACAAAGTGAGCGCTGGTCAGGTGCTCTTCAACAACCTGTCCAGCGTGTATGGG CCAAGTGTGAAAGTGGAGTTTGGGCAGATTGTGATCTACACCACCAGTTTCCGGGTGGTGAGGAACACATTCGAGCGCTGCGAGCTCGTCCGCAAGATCTTCCAGAACCACCGGGTGAAATTCCTGGAGAAGAACGTGGCCCTGAACGGCGAATTCAGCAAGGAGCTGGAGAAGCGCTGCAGGACAGTGGgggagcccccctccctccctgtggtCTTCATCGATGGACACTACCTCGGG GGTGCAGAAAAAATAATGGGGATGAATGAATCGGGAGACCTTCAGGATCTCCTCACAAAAATTGAG AGGGTGCAGCACccccacacctgccccacctgtGGGGGCTTCGCCTTCGTCCCGTGCCCCATGTGCCATGGCAGCAAGATGTCTGTGTTCCGCAACTGCTTCACGGACTCCTTCAAGGCCCTCAAATGCACCGCCTGCAACGAGAACGGCCTGCAGCCTTGCCCCAGCTGCACCCCGTAG